One part of the Tenacibaculum sp. 190130A14a genome encodes these proteins:
- a CDS encoding LptF/LptG family permease has protein sequence MKTLDRYILKSFLIPFLATFFIILFVLVMQALWLGFDNIAGKGIGIVIILKFLWYTALIVTPQALPIGVLLSSIMTLGSLSENYEFAAAKSAGVSLQRMVRPLVLLAVLMSGLNFIFLNNVYPYAMLKQLNMKVNIKKKQPALALVPGGFNTEIPNFQIKFEEKYGEDDNLLKDVMIYDLSSKKGNNKIITAKKGEIISEEGSKYMTLILKDGHYFEHHVKSGTSYKERQRMPASQAKFDEYTINIDISSFSQDDIGEEKYKSNFNMLSLQQLKDTIPTLKVSYDEFIESRAKNLFLSIDIEDLHSYPDSLKNKDLSLDILSNFDLREKVNVLTTAVSKMERTLNNNKANKETLKNKRKYLNLYDIEYYNRIAFSLSCLILFFIGAPLGSIIRKGGMGLPMILAISIYVLYFFSNTFGRNLAEESSLTAITGSWLSVALMFPLALTLTIRATQDKGLFNVSSFFAPITQFFKKLFSKEKTT, from the coding sequence GTGAAAACATTAGACAGATATATATTAAAGAGTTTCTTAATTCCCTTTTTAGCAACCTTTTTCATCATCTTATTTGTATTGGTAATGCAAGCCTTATGGCTTGGTTTTGATAACATTGCAGGAAAAGGGATTGGAATTGTTATTATTTTAAAATTCCTTTGGTACACAGCCCTAATTGTAACGCCTCAGGCATTACCCATTGGTGTGCTGCTTTCTTCCATTATGACTCTTGGTAGTTTATCTGAAAACTATGAGTTTGCCGCTGCAAAATCTGCTGGAGTTTCTTTACAACGTATGGTTCGCCCTTTAGTTCTTTTAGCGGTTTTAATGAGCGGATTAAATTTTATCTTCTTAAATAATGTATATCCTTATGCCATGTTAAAGCAATTAAACATGAAGGTAAACATTAAAAAGAAACAACCTGCTTTAGCACTAGTTCCTGGTGGTTTCAATACAGAAATACCTAATTTTCAAATCAAGTTTGAAGAAAAATATGGAGAGGATGACAATCTTTTAAAAGACGTTATGATTTATGACCTATCTAGTAAAAAGGGGAATAATAAAATAATAACAGCAAAAAAAGGGGAAATTATTTCTGAAGAAGGTAGTAAATACATGACTTTAATTCTAAAAGATGGTCATTATTTTGAACACCATGTTAAATCTGGAACTTCCTACAAGGAACGACAAAGGATGCCTGCTTCACAAGCAAAATTTGATGAATATACTATAAACATAGATATTTCTTCTTTTTCACAGGATGATATTGGTGAAGAAAAGTATAAGAGTAACTTTAACATGCTTAGTTTACAGCAATTAAAAGATACCATTCCAACCCTAAAGGTTAGTTATGATGAATTTATAGAAAGTAGAGCTAAAAACTTATTTTTAAGTATCGATATTGAAGATTTACACTCCTACCCTGATTCTCTTAAAAACAAAGATTTATCATTAGATATACTTTCTAATTTTGATCTTAGGGAGAAAGTAAATGTGTTAACCACTGCAGTTTCTAAAATGGAACGTACTTTGAATAATAATAAGGCTAACAAAGAGACTCTGAAAAACAAACGAAAGTACTTAAATCTTTACGATATTGAGTACTATAACCGTATTGCATTTTCACTCTCTTGCCTGATATTATTCTTTATTGGAGCACCTCTAGGATCTATTATCAGAAAAGGTGGAATGGGATTACCTATGATATTGGCTATTTCTATTTATGTTTTGTACTTTTTTTCTAATACATTTGGACGTAACTTAGCCGAAGAAAGTTCATTAACAGCCATCACAGGCTCTTGGCTATCCGTTGCTCTTATGTTTCCTTTGGCATTAACATTAACTATTAGAGCCACACAAGACAAAGGTTTGTTTAATGTAAGTAGCTTCTTTGCTCCAATTACACAATTTTTCAAAAAACTATTCTCTAAAGAGAAAACAACATAA
- a CDS encoding diacylglycerol kinase family protein, with amino-acid sequence MKNPNDGFIIGRLRSIKFALKGMWLLLTTEDSIKVQFSIAVLVTILGFYLDISSVEWMIQCLAIGLVLVAEALNTAVEKVADFIHPDYHEKIGFIKDIAAGAPAFAAFVSIIIFFIIYLPKIIVIF; translated from the coding sequence ATGAAAAACCCAAATGATGGTTTTATTATAGGCAGATTACGAAGTATTAAGTTTGCCTTAAAGGGTATGTGGCTACTCTTAACTACAGAAGATAGTATTAAAGTGCAGTTTTCTATAGCCGTTTTGGTTACTATTTTAGGTTTCTATCTTGATATCTCCTCTGTTGAATGGATGATCCAATGTTTAGCTATTGGACTGGTATTAGTTGCAGAAGCTTTAAACACTGCCGTTGAAAAAGTTGCCGATTTTATTCATCCAGATTATCACGAAAAAATTGGTTTTATTAAAGATATAGCAGCAGGTGCTCCTGCCTTTGCTGCTTTCGTTTCTATAATTATATTTTTTATTATTTACCTTCCTAAAATTATAGTTATATTTTAA
- a CDS encoding adenylosuccinate lyase yields MSIDFLISVLNNMANPARENRKTASNIVLNNPNLIKNLVALTFDVDNKLSIKAAWVLEWICTHHGIEYIIPYIDSFTENIQKVYLDSAVRPCAKICEHIAKAYTSKKEHSIQQILTQTHIDLIIETGFDWLISEQKIAVKAYSMQTLYLFGLHKDWVFDELEHIIRTKVIHESKGCKARGRKILTLIQKNR; encoded by the coding sequence ATGAGTATTGATTTTTTAATTTCTGTTTTAAACAATATGGCCAATCCTGCTAGAGAAAACAGAAAAACAGCCTCAAATATTGTATTAAACAATCCTAATTTAATAAAAAATTTAGTAGCTCTTACATTTGATGTTGATAATAAACTTTCTATCAAGGCCGCTTGGGTACTTGAATGGATCTGTACACACCATGGAATTGAATACATCATTCCCTATATTGATAGTTTCACAGAAAATATACAAAAGGTCTATTTAGACAGTGCTGTGAGGCCTTGTGCTAAAATATGTGAACACATAGCAAAAGCGTACACCTCTAAAAAAGAGCATTCAATTCAACAAATCTTAACTCAAACACATATTGACCTCATCATTGAAACAGGTTTCGACTGGCTCATTAGCGAGCAAAAAATTGCAGTAAAAGCTTACTCCATGCAAACATTATATCTTTTTGGATTGCATAAAGACTGGGTTTTTGATGAATTAGAACATATTATTAGAACGAAGGTTATTCATGAAAGTAAAGGTTGTAAAGCCAGAGGTAGAAAAATTCTAACTTTGATTCAAAAAAACAGATAA
- a CDS encoding DNA translocase FtsK, producing the protein MAKKKTVKKKTSTKPSAISKVKSFINNRQNQSILGSFLILFSLALLVAFISFFFSWQEDQSALSQFPDKAIKAKNLLGQIGAKLSNLFIYKGFGIGGFMLVFLFFISGVRILLQSNLKRIISSWNWGLLGMLWISVALGFVDKKLALLSGIIGFELNEYLQAFLGKIGLVILLLFLLVAYIILRFKITPELVDEKVKASQKENESIKEETPKVPVEETIVDSKSDFELSVENLQPTISNHSEIKSEDPVKEELSLEVEPAQEPTLIVSEETKKEVEVAIEKIAEESHVSENLSDQLVKDFGEFDPKLELGNYKFPTFNLLKEYNESISIDPAELEANKNQIVETLKNYKIGIAQIKATVGPTITLYEIVPEAGVRISKIKNLEDDIALSLSALGIRIIAPIPGKGTIGIEVPNKKATIVSMHSVISSKKFQESAMELPIALGKTISNETFVVDLAKMPHLLMAGATGQGKSVGLNAILTSLLYRKHPAEVKFVLVDPKKVELTLFNKIERHYLAKLPDSEEAIITDNTKVINTLNSLCIEMDNRYELLKNAMVRNIKEYNTKFKARKLNPENGHMFLPYIVLVIDEFADLIMTAGKEVETPIARLAQLARAIGIHLIVATQRPSVNVITGIIKANFPSRIAFRVTSKIDSRTILDAPGADQLIGRGDMLYSGGNDITRIQCAFVDTPEVEKITDYIGSQRAYPDAHLLPEYVGEEGGTNLDIDIADRDKLFKEAAEVIVTAQQGSASLLQRKLKLGYNRAGRLIDQLEAAGIVGPFEGSKARQVLVPDLIALEQLLENEKNNK; encoded by the coding sequence ATGGCCAAAAAGAAAACCGTAAAAAAGAAAACTTCAACAAAACCTTCTGCTATTTCAAAAGTAAAATCTTTTATAAATAACAGACAAAATCAAAGTATTTTAGGATCATTTTTGATTCTTTTTTCTTTAGCCCTGTTGGTTGCCTTTATTTCTTTTTTCTTTTCATGGCAAGAAGATCAAAGTGCATTGAGTCAATTTCCTGATAAAGCTATAAAAGCAAAGAATTTATTAGGCCAAATTGGCGCCAAATTAAGTAATTTATTTATCTATAAAGGATTTGGAATTGGTGGTTTTATGCTTGTTTTCTTGTTTTTTATTAGTGGAGTAAGAATACTTTTACAAAGTAACTTAAAGCGTATTATTTCTTCATGGAATTGGGGATTATTAGGTATGCTATGGATTTCTGTAGCCCTTGGATTTGTTGATAAAAAACTGGCTCTATTATCTGGTATTATAGGTTTTGAGCTAAATGAATATTTACAAGCCTTCTTAGGGAAAATAGGACTGGTTATACTACTACTCTTTTTGCTTGTCGCTTATATCATTCTTCGTTTTAAAATAACTCCAGAACTTGTTGATGAAAAAGTAAAAGCTTCGCAAAAAGAGAACGAATCAATTAAAGAAGAAACACCTAAAGTACCGGTTGAAGAAACCATAGTTGATTCAAAATCTGATTTTGAACTATCAGTAGAGAATTTACAACCTACCATAAGTAATCATTCAGAAATAAAATCGGAAGACCCCGTAAAAGAAGAACTTTCTTTAGAAGTAGAACCCGCACAAGAACCTACTCTTATTGTTTCTGAAGAAACTAAAAAAGAGGTTGAAGTTGCTATTGAAAAAATAGCCGAAGAATCTCATGTTTCGGAAAATCTTTCGGATCAATTGGTTAAAGATTTTGGAGAGTTTGATCCTAAATTAGAATTAGGTAACTACAAGTTTCCTACCTTCAACTTATTAAAAGAATATAACGAAAGTATTTCTATAGATCCTGCAGAACTTGAAGCTAATAAAAACCAAATTGTAGAAACCTTAAAAAATTACAAAATTGGTATTGCTCAAATTAAAGCTACTGTAGGTCCTACAATTACATTATATGAAATAGTTCCTGAAGCTGGAGTCCGTATTTCAAAAATTAAAAATTTAGAAGATGATATCGCTTTATCTTTATCTGCATTAGGAATTCGTATTATCGCTCCTATTCCAGGTAAAGGTACTATTGGTATTGAAGTTCCTAATAAGAAAGCAACCATCGTTTCTATGCATTCTGTAATTTCTTCAAAGAAATTCCAAGAATCGGCTATGGAACTTCCTATTGCATTAGGTAAAACAATTTCAAATGAAACCTTTGTAGTTGATTTGGCTAAAATGCCTCACTTATTAATGGCAGGTGCAACCGGACAAGGTAAATCTGTTGGATTGAATGCTATTTTAACTTCGTTATTATACCGTAAACACCCTGCTGAAGTTAAATTTGTGCTGGTAGATCCTAAAAAAGTAGAACTTACTTTATTTAATAAAATAGAACGTCATTATTTAGCCAAACTACCCGATTCTGAAGAGGCTATTATTACAGACAACACTAAAGTAATCAATACATTAAATTCACTTTGTATTGAAATGGACAACCGTTATGAATTATTAAAAAACGCAATGGTTCGTAACATCAAAGAGTACAATACTAAATTTAAAGCTCGTAAACTAAATCCAGAAAATGGTCATATGTTCTTACCATATATTGTATTGGTTATTGATGAATTTGCTGATTTAATTATGACTGCAGGTAAGGAAGTAGAAACTCCAATTGCTCGTTTAGCCCAATTAGCTCGTGCTATCGGAATCCATTTAATTGTGGCAACACAGCGTCCTTCTGTAAATGTAATTACTGGTATTATTAAAGCTAACTTCCCCTCTAGAATTGCTTTTAGAGTAACTTCTAAAATTGATAGTAGAACAATATTAGATGCTCCTGGAGCCGATCAATTAATTGGACGTGGAGATATGTTATATTCTGGAGGAAACGATATTACCCGTATTCAATGTGCTTTTGTAGATACACCAGAGGTAGAAAAAATAACAGATTATATTGGTTCCCAAAGAGCTTATCCAGATGCACATTTACTTCCTGAATATGTTGGCGAAGAAGGTGGCACAAATCTTGATATTGATATAGCAGATAGGGATAAACTATTTAAAGAAGCAGCTGAAGTTATTGTAACAGCTCAGCAAGGTTCGGCATCGTTATTGCAACGAAAGTTAAAACTAGGATATAACAGAGCGGGTAGATTAATTGATCAATTGGAAGCTGCAGGTATTGTAGGTCCATTTGAAGGTAGTAAAGCTCGACAAGTGTTAGTTCCTGATTTGATTGCTTTAGAGCAATTATTGGAGAATGAAAAAAACAACAAATAA
- the ribB gene encoding 3,4-dihydroxy-2-butanone-4-phosphate synthase, translating to MTTQTKIQLNTIEEAIEDIKNGKVIIVVDDEDRENEGDFVAAAEMVTPEMINFMATHGRGLICTPLTEDRCKELELGMMVSNNTDPMETAFTVSVDLRGKGVTTGISASDRAKTIMALIDAETKPFDLARPGHIFPLKAKNGGVLRRTGHTEAAIDFARLAGLQPAGVIVEIMNEDGTMARLPQLLEVAQKFDLKIVSIEDLVAYRMEHDSLIEKKEDFTVETRFGEFRLRAYQQTTNKQIHIALTKGTWTKNEAILTRVNSTLVNNDILGTLTNNADKKLDQMFKVVNEEGRGAIIFINQQREALNLLSRLRLLRENQENGIMKAPNVVMDNKDFGIGAQILHDLHIHKLRLVSNTKQTKRVGMIGYGLEIVDYVNY from the coding sequence ATGACAACACAAACTAAAATACAGTTAAACACCATAGAAGAAGCCATTGAAGATATTAAAAATGGTAAAGTAATTATAGTGGTTGATGATGAAGACAGAGAAAATGAAGGTGATTTTGTTGCTGCCGCAGAAATGGTAACTCCTGAAATGATTAATTTTATGGCTACCCATGGTAGAGGTCTTATTTGTACACCTCTTACCGAAGATCGTTGCAAAGAATTAGAATTAGGGATGATGGTTAGCAATAACACTGATCCTATGGAAACTGCCTTCACTGTATCTGTAGATTTAAGAGGGAAAGGTGTTACAACCGGAATTTCTGCTTCAGATAGAGCAAAAACAATCATGGCTTTGATAGATGCAGAAACTAAACCTTTTGATTTGGCTCGTCCAGGACATATATTTCCTTTAAAAGCTAAAAATGGTGGTGTTTTACGAAGAACTGGTCATACAGAAGCTGCAATCGACTTTGCTCGTCTTGCTGGTTTACAACCTGCTGGAGTGATTGTAGAAATCATGAATGAAGATGGTACCATGGCTCGTTTACCTCAACTTCTAGAAGTAGCTCAAAAATTTGATTTAAAAATTGTTTCGATTGAAGACCTTGTAGCTTATCGAATGGAGCACGATTCTTTAATTGAAAAGAAAGAAGACTTCACCGTAGAAACTCGTTTTGGTGAATTTAGATTGAGAGCTTACCAACAAACAACAAATAAACAAATTCATATTGCTTTAACTAAAGGTACTTGGACCAAAAATGAAGCGATACTTACAAGGGTAAATTCCACTTTAGTAAACAACGATATATTAGGAACTTTGACTAATAATGCTGATAAAAAATTAGATCAAATGTTTAAGGTGGTAAATGAAGAAGGTAGAGGTGCTATTATCTTTATCAACCAACAAAGAGAAGCTTTAAACTTATTAAGTCGTTTACGTTTATTAAGAGAGAATCAGGAAAACGGAATTATGAAAGCTCCAAATGTAGTAATGGATAATAAAGATTTTGGAATTGGTGCTCAAATTTTACATGATTTACATATTCATAAGTTACGCTTAGTTTCAAATACAAAACAAACGAAACGCGTTGGTATGATTGGATACGGATTAGAAATTGTTGATTACGTAAATTACTAA
- a CDS encoding outer membrane lipoprotein carrier protein LolA produces MKKLGILIASIFLSVQISAQSTSSEAKSLLDEVSTKMGAYKNMVIGFNSTLVNKEAGITNDPPIRGEITLSGEKYNLNYLGNNFVFDGKKLVVINADEKEVNITNGDLEEEDGFIYPSKLLTFYKEGYTYKMGALKNSKGRKIQFVDLTPIDSNSDIIKVQLGIDAKTKHIYKLVQIGSNGAETTFTITKFKSNQPISEKLFTFDKSKYEKQGYYID; encoded by the coding sequence ATGAAAAAACTAGGAATATTAATAGCGAGTATATTTTTAAGTGTACAAATAAGTGCTCAGAGTACTTCTTCAGAAGCTAAAAGTCTTTTAGATGAAGTGTCAACAAAAATGGGAGCTTATAAAAATATGGTTATTGGTTTTAATTCTACTTTAGTTAATAAAGAAGCAGGAATTACAAACGACCCTCCTATTAGAGGTGAAATCACATTATCTGGAGAAAAATATAATTTAAATTACTTAGGAAACAATTTTGTTTTTGACGGAAAAAAATTAGTAGTAATTAATGCTGATGAAAAGGAAGTTAATATCACAAATGGGGATTTAGAAGAAGAAGATGGATTTATTTACCCTTCTAAATTATTAACTTTTTATAAAGAAGGATATACTTATAAAATGGGTGCTTTAAAAAATAGTAAAGGACGTAAAATTCAATTTGTAGATTTAACTCCTATTGATAGTAATTCAGACATTATTAAGGTGCAATTAGGAATTGACGCTAAAACAAAACATATATATAAATTGGTACAAATAGGTTCTAATGGTGCCGAAACAACTTTTACCATTACAAAGTTTAAAAGTAACCAACCTATATCGGAAAAGCTATTTACTTTTGACAAAAGTAAATACGAAAAACAAGGGTATTATATCGATTAA
- a CDS encoding nitronate monooxygenase — MQNTITKLFNIQYPIVQGGMIWVSGWKLASAVSNAGGLGLIGAGSMYPDVLREHIQKCKKATDKPFGVNVPMLYPDIEQIMDIIVEEGVKIVFTSAGNPKTWTNFLKEKGITVVHVVSSVKFALKAEAAGVDAVVCEGFEAGGHNGREETTTFTLIPMVKEQVRIPVIAAGGIGSGRGMLAAMVLGADGVQIGSRFAATKESSAHENFKKTIVDVKDGGTHLTLKELAPVRLVKNKFYNDVQELYASNPTVEQIKELLGRARAKRGMFEGDLEEGELEIGQIAGLIHEIKSAKEVIEEIITEFNTVKGNF; from the coding sequence ATGCAAAATACGATTACCAAACTTTTTAATATACAATATCCAATTGTTCAAGGAGGAATGATTTGGGTTTCAGGCTGGAAATTAGCTTCTGCAGTTTCTAACGCTGGCGGATTAGGTTTAATAGGAGCAGGGTCTATGTACCCAGATGTGTTAAGAGAGCATATTCAAAAATGTAAAAAGGCGACGGATAAACCTTTTGGAGTAAATGTTCCAATGTTATATCCTGATATAGAACAAATAATGGATATTATAGTTGAAGAAGGAGTGAAGATTGTGTTTACTTCAGCAGGAAACCCAAAAACATGGACGAATTTTTTGAAAGAAAAAGGAATCACTGTTGTACATGTTGTAAGCTCTGTTAAGTTTGCCTTAAAAGCTGAGGCAGCCGGAGTAGATGCTGTAGTATGTGAAGGGTTTGAAGCAGGTGGACATAACGGACGGGAAGAAACCACCACATTTACTCTTATTCCTATGGTTAAAGAGCAGGTGAGAATACCTGTAATAGCAGCTGGAGGAATTGGTTCTGGAAGAGGTATGTTGGCAGCAATGGTTTTAGGAGCAGATGGAGTACAAATAGGAAGTCGTTTTGCGGCAACAAAAGAATCTTCGGCTCATGAAAATTTCAAAAAAACAATTGTTGATGTAAAAGATGGAGGAACTCACCTTACTTTAAAAGAGTTGGCTCCTGTGAGATTAGTAAAGAATAAGTTCTATAATGATGTGCAAGAGTTATATGCAAGTAATCCTACTGTAGAACAAATTAAAGAGCTATTAGGTCGTGCTAGAGCCAAAAGAGGGATGTTTGAAGGTGATTTAGAAGAAGGAGAGTTAGAAATAGGACAAATTGCCGGATTAATTCACGAGATAAAATCAGCAAAAGAAGTTATCGAAGAAATTATAACTGAATTTAATACCGTAAAAGGCAATTTTTAA
- the mnmA gene encoding tRNA 2-thiouridine(34) synthase MnmA: protein MKRVVVGLSGGVDSSVTAYLLKEQGYDVIGLFMKNWHDDTVTISDECPWLEDSNDAMIVADKLGIPFQTVDLSEQYKERIVDYMFNEYEKGRTPNPDVLCNREIKFDVFMDIALSLGADYVATGHYCRKGEEVINGKPVYKLLAGKDGNKDQSYFLCQLSQEQLSKALFPIGELTKPEVREIAKEADLITADKKDSQGLCFIGKVRLPDFLQQKLQPKEGEIIQIPSDFNEYTKSTPRFADKEAELAYRATKFSYHKEDGKVVGKHQGAHYFTKGQRKGLAVGGTKEPLFVIETDVDTNIIYTGEGKNHQGLYRNVLFVSNEELHWVREDLALKTDETMEVEARIRYRQALEKATLYKTDKGLYVEFENAQSAIQEGQFVAWYKEEELLGSGVIS, encoded by the coding sequence ATGAAAAGAGTAGTAGTAGGACTTTCAGGAGGTGTAGATAGTAGTGTTACCGCATATTTGTTAAAAGAACAAGGGTATGACGTTATCGGGCTATTCATGAAAAATTGGCATGATGATACGGTAACTATTTCTGATGAATGTCCTTGGTTAGAAGACAGTAATGATGCTATGATTGTTGCTGATAAGTTGGGAATTCCTTTTCAAACAGTAGATTTGAGTGAACAATACAAAGAACGTATTGTTGACTATATGTTTAATGAGTACGAAAAAGGTCGTACTCCGAATCCAGATGTTTTGTGTAATCGAGAAATTAAGTTTGATGTATTTATGGATATCGCATTAAGCTTGGGAGCAGATTACGTGGCAACTGGACATTATTGTAGAAAAGGAGAAGAAGTTATAAATGGTAAGCCAGTATATAAATTATTAGCGGGTAAAGACGGTAATAAGGATCAATCATATTTCCTATGTCAGCTATCACAAGAGCAATTATCAAAAGCATTATTCCCAATTGGAGAATTAACGAAGCCTGAGGTTAGAGAAATTGCAAAAGAAGCTGATTTAATTACTGCCGATAAGAAAGATTCTCAAGGATTATGTTTTATAGGCAAAGTAAGGTTGCCAGATTTTCTACAGCAAAAATTGCAACCTAAAGAAGGAGAGATTATTCAAATACCTTCAGATTTTAATGAATATACAAAATCAACACCTAGGTTTGCTGATAAAGAAGCTGAATTAGCATATCGCGCTACTAAGTTTTCTTATCATAAAGAAGATGGTAAAGTAGTGGGGAAACATCAAGGAGCGCATTATTTTACAAAAGGACAACGTAAAGGTTTAGCAGTTGGAGGTACCAAAGAACCATTATTTGTAATTGAAACAGATGTAGATACAAACATTATTTATACGGGTGAAGGTAAAAATCACCAAGGACTATATAGAAATGTTCTTTTTGTATCTAATGAAGAACTGCATTGGGTGCGTGAGGATTTAGCTTTGAAGACAGACGAAACAATGGAAGTGGAAGCGAGGATTCGCTATCGTCAAGCTTTGGAGAAAGCAACTTTATACAAAACAGACAAAGGATTATATGTAGAGTTTGAAAATGCTCAATCAGCAATTCAAGAAGGACAGTTTGTTGCTTGGTATAAAGAAGAAGAATTATTAGGCTCTGGTGTGATTTCTTAA
- the tpx gene encoding thiol peroxidase, with protein sequence MAAITLQGNPVNTSGNLPETGKKAPDFELVAGDLSRKSIADFKGQKLVLNIFPSVDTGTCATSVRKFNEQAAGLDNTKVLCISKDLPFAQGRFCGAEGIENVVMLSDFVDGNFGKNFGLEITSGPLTSLHSRCIVVINEEGVVTHTEQVSEIVDEPNYEAALKAL encoded by the coding sequence ATGGCAGCAATTACTTTACAAGGAAACCCAGTAAATACAAGCGGAAACTTACCTGAAACCGGAAAAAAAGCACCTGATTTTGAATTAGTTGCAGGTGACTTATCACGAAAAAGCATTGCAGATTTTAAAGGACAAAAATTAGTATTAAACATTTTTCCTAGTGTCGATACAGGAACTTGTGCAACCTCTGTAAGAAAGTTTAATGAACAAGCTGCTGGTTTAGATAACACAAAGGTTTTATGTATTTCTAAGGATTTACCATTTGCTCAAGGTAGATTTTGTGGAGCTGAGGGTATCGAAAATGTAGTAATGTTATCTGATTTTGTTGATGGTAATTTTGGTAAAAATTTTGGTTTAGAAATTACAAGCGGACCTTTAACAAGTTTACACTCTCGTTGCATCGTAGTAATTAATGAAGAAGGTGTTGTTACGCATACAGAACAAGTTTCTGAAATTGTTGACGAACCAAATTACGAAGCGGCTTTAAAAGCATTATAA
- a CDS encoding toxin-antitoxin system YwqK family antitoxin, whose amino-acid sequence MIYLKRIFSIILVSSIAFTATVSAQKTNQFDENGKRTGVWKKFYNNNKLRYSGKFKAGKEIGVFKFYNIDSYGTPAIVKEFSSKSDSAFVKFYTPKGKVKSKGWMIGKNREGKWMYYFGNGKVFSEENYKDGKLEGVVRNYYPNGKLTEETYYKEGKKEGSSKVYTDDGILIEEVAYVNGKLHGFGKYFNLKGQLQERGNYENGVRKGKWEFFIDGEVVTKRKRKNLSDLKNK is encoded by the coding sequence ATGATTTATTTAAAAAGAATATTTTCAATAATCCTTGTAAGTTCAATTGCTTTTACGGCAACTGTTTCGGCGCAAAAAACAAACCAGTTTGATGAAAATGGTAAACGTACTGGAGTTTGGAAGAAGTTTTATAACAATAACAAATTACGTTACTCAGGAAAGTTCAAGGCAGGAAAAGAAATAGGTGTTTTTAAGTTTTATAATATAGACTCTTATGGAACTCCAGCTATTGTTAAAGAGTTTTCTTCAAAATCAGATAGTGCTTTTGTTAAGTTTTATACACCAAAAGGAAAGGTAAAAAGTAAAGGTTGGATGATTGGAAAAAATAGAGAGGGTAAATGGATGTATTATTTTGGAAACGGAAAAGTTTTTTCAGAAGAAAACTATAAGGATGGAAAATTGGAAGGTGTTGTGAGAAATTATTATCCAAATGGAAAATTAACAGAGGAAACATATTATAAAGAAGGTAAAAAAGAAGGAAGTTCAAAGGTATATACCGATGATGGAATTTTAATAGAAGAAGTAGCTTATGTTAATGGAAAGCTTCATGGTTTTGGAAAGTATTTTAACTTAAAAGGTCAGCTTCAAGAAAGAGGGAACTATGAAAATGGAGTTAGAAAAGGAAAATGGGAGTTTTTTATTGATGGAGAGGTAGTTACTAAAAGAAAGCGTAAAAACCTTTCTGATTTAAAGAATAAATAG